In Salinigranum marinum, one DNA window encodes the following:
- a CDS encoding ISH3 family transposase, protein MSTTQQADGEIHEDQLLNFLVNSLDEEVALTFAENAEIDAEDIYEVLVGACADGTSVSTLCKRSEDAPHENSVLYHLRTKFDLETLEQVGNTLLQKDVLDVLPEQVEVVADLHLRPYYGDEDDTEGLYHSEAKRGTTAFHAYATLYARVKNKRYTLAVRRLEDGDTASSVLAEFLGILDGLDLDVKAVYLDREFYDSKCLTLLHAHNHAYVMPIVRWGRTIKRELSEGWSRVIQHNLTAKLDGHSWTVEFPVYIDCTYQNGRYDGHGVARHGYAADAPFINTPRDARYHYAKRFGIEASYRLSEQTIATTTTQNPVVRLLYVVVSLLLQNVWRYLHWEYVAMPRRGGRRLWEWSYKEFTNMMRRAAWTALATRRAVPANRPPDDRFSR, encoded by the coding sequence GTGTCTACGACCCAGCAAGCAGACGGTGAGATTCACGAGGACCAGCTTCTTAACTTCCTCGTCAACTCCCTTGACGAGGAAGTTGCTCTTACATTCGCTGAAAACGCTGAGATCGACGCTGAAGACATCTACGAGGTCCTCGTCGGCGCGTGCGCCGACGGGACCTCGGTCTCGACGCTCTGTAAGAGAAGCGAAGATGCACCCCACGAAAACTCGGTTCTCTACCATCTCCGCACTAAGTTCGACCTCGAGACGCTCGAACAAGTCGGGAACACGCTCCTCCAGAAGGACGTTCTCGACGTCCTCCCCGAGCAGGTGGAGGTCGTTGCGGACCTCCACCTGCGACCCTACTACGGTGACGAAGACGACACAGAGGGCCTCTACCACTCGGAAGCGAAACGTGGAACGACCGCGTTCCACGCGTACGCGACGCTGTACGCACGCGTGAAGAACAAACGCTACACGCTGGCGGTGCGCCGTCTCGAAGACGGCGACACCGCCAGTAGCGTCCTCGCAGAGTTTCTCGGGATCCTCGACGGCCTTGACCTCGACGTCAAGGCCGTCTATCTTGACCGCGAATTCTACGACAGCAAGTGTTTGACACTGCTTCACGCGCACAACCACGCGTACGTCATGCCGATCGTCCGCTGGGGACGGACGATCAAGCGAGAACTCTCGGAAGGCTGGAGTCGCGTGATTCAGCACAACCTGACGGCGAAACTCGACGGTCACAGCTGGACCGTCGAGTTTCCCGTCTACATCGACTGCACCTACCAGAACGGGAGGTACGACGGGCATGGGGTGGCGCGTCACGGCTATGCCGCTGACGCGCCGTTCATCAACACTCCACGAGACGCCCGATACCACTACGCGAAACGCTTCGGTATCGAGGCAAGCTACCGGCTCTCCGAGCAAACGATTGCGACGACTACGACACAGAATCCGGTCGTACGGCTGTTATACGTCGTGGTGAGTTTGCTGTTACAGAACGTGTGGCGGTATCTGCACTGGGAGTACGTGGCGATGCCCCGCCGAGGCGGGCGTCGCCTCTGGGAGTGGTCGTACAAGGAGTTCACCAACATGATGCGACGCGCAGCGTGGACGGCCCTCGCGACGCGTCGGGCCGTCCCCGCAAACCGGCCACCGGACGACCGATTTAGCCGGTAA
- a CDS encoding sulfatase — MTQKNSLLITIDSLRSDYSNEDTPCLVSATGDGVKFSSAFATGPGTTPSFPAMLTGTLPLSYEGLGPLADDRPRVSTFLNDAGLTTGGFQCNPFLSSHFNYDVGFDTFEDYQNPLMGIATKVFPRGIEINNPKIKRVDDMLHFTDVIKKSYQLIKGKPRPYVSADVITDDTIDWIKKTSTPFHVWTHYMDVHHPCFPPKQYRREYGVGNVTQNDVSEWYSALLKEPEALSDTEICNLRKLYDAAIAYVDNQIQRIIDTLRTEGLYDDTLIIITSDHGELFGSHGQYGKPERMYDELLHVPLIVVNGPDYLYDAKDQMISLLDIPPLIHKSLGINVPSEYEGQIPGFDEAREYIMAEHEVHGEVIVGARSNDWLYEGDEIAGEHRLFDLRNGIEQVDTSTAGGELVRSAVLSRLNELDVEARYLQEDMDSEVEERLESLGYK; from the coding sequence ATGACGCAAAAAAATAGTTTACTCATAACAATCGATTCGCTACGGTCGGATTATTCAAACGAGGACACACCATGTTTGGTGTCAGCCACTGGAGACGGAGTAAAATTCAGTAGTGCCTTTGCGACTGGTCCCGGTACCACCCCGTCTTTCCCTGCGATGCTTACGGGAACGCTACCGCTCTCGTACGAAGGGCTTGGTCCTCTCGCTGATGACCGACCGAGAGTCAGTACCTTTCTTAATGACGCCGGACTAACTACAGGTGGATTCCAGTGTAACCCCTTCCTTTCGAGCCACTTCAACTATGACGTCGGATTTGACACGTTCGAAGACTATCAGAATCCTTTGATGGGAATTGCGACAAAGGTGTTCCCGCGTGGGATAGAGATTAACAACCCTAAAATTAAGCGTGTTGACGATATGCTTCACTTCACCGATGTCATTAAGAAGTCTTACCAATTAATCAAAGGAAAACCACGTCCGTATGTCAGCGCGGACGTAATTACCGACGATACAATTGACTGGATTAAAAAGACCAGTACTCCGTTTCACGTATGGACGCATTATATGGACGTTCATCACCCGTGCTTCCCTCCTAAGCAGTACCGTCGCGAGTACGGAGTCGGGAATGTTACACAGAACGATGTATCGGAGTGGTACTCCGCCCTCTTGAAGGAACCCGAAGCGCTCTCGGATACAGAAATTTGTAACCTACGAAAGCTCTATGACGCGGCGATTGCTTACGTTGACAATCAGATTCAACGAATTATAGATACGTTACGAACTGAAGGCCTATACGATGACACACTTATTATCATCACCTCAGATCACGGTGAACTCTTTGGTAGCCACGGTCAGTACGGAAAGCCAGAGAGGATGTACGACGAACTCTTACATGTCCCTCTCATAGTCGTGAACGGACCGGACTACCTTTACGATGCGAAGGACCAAATGATAAGTTTACTTGATATACCACCACTCATTCATAAATCTCTCGGAATAAACGTTCCTAGCGAGTATGAAGGACAGATTCCTGGCTTTGACGAGGCACGCGAGTATATTATGGCAGAACACGAGGTACATGGAGAGGTTATCGTCGGTGCTCGTTCTAATGATTGGCTGTACGAGGGTGATGAGATTGCCGGCGAACATCGATTGTTTGACCTCCGTAACGGAATTGAGCAGGTCGATACCTCGACGGCAGGAGGAGAATTAGTGAGAAGTGCTGTCCTTTCACGTCTTAACGAGCTCGATGTTGAAGCTCGGTACCTCCAAGAGGACATGGACTCCGAGGTTGAGGAGCGGCTTGAAAGCTTGGGGTACAAATAA
- a CDS encoding IS630 family transposase, producing the protein MEDVLALYHEPYDKDRPVVCFDETNKQLLRHVREPLPAKPGAVARTHYTYLRSGTRNLFVISEPLVGWRHVDVTRKRTKVEFVEQMRQLVDEHYPDAARIRLVLDNFSTHTEYAFYEFLPPTEARRPLEKFEFHFTPPHGSWLNMEEIELSALAP; encoded by the coding sequence ATGGAAGATGTCCTCGCCCTCTACCACGAACCGTACGACAAAGACCGTCCAGTCGTCTGCTTCGACGAAACCAACAAACAACTCCTCAGGCACGTCCGCGAACCGCTCCCGGCGAAACCGGGAGCGGTCGCTCGCACCCATTACACGTACCTGCGATCTGGAACGCGCAACCTCTTCGTAATCAGTGAACCGCTGGTCGGCTGGCGGCACGTCGATGTGACCAGGAAGCGAACCAAAGTCGAGTTCGTCGAGCAGATGCGCCAACTCGTCGATGAGCACTACCCGGATGCGGCTCGTATCCGATTGGTGCTTGACAACTTCAGCACTCACACCGAGTACGCGTTCTACGAGTTCCTCCCGCCGACTGAGGCTCGTCGACCGCTTGAGAAGTTTGAGTTTCACTTCACTCCACCACACGGAAGCTGGCTCAATATGGAGGAAATCGAACTCAGCGCACTCGCGCCTTAG